DNA sequence from the Streptomyces sp. HUAS 15-9 genome:
CCAGGAGCCTGTGGGAGACGCGGGTGCCCTCGTCGCGGAAAGAGACCTCCACCGGGACGCCACCGTGCGGGGGCGGGGTCACGGCGGTGACCTCGATGCCTCCGCGCAACGTGATCGAGGCGTGCTTCGTGAGGGTGTCCCGGAGCAGTTGCTCCAGCTCGGGCTGGTCGAACATGTTGGCCTGGGGAAAGCCGTGCCATCCGTACGGACTGTCGCGCAGGAACTCGGCCAGCACCCGGTGCGAGCCGTCCAGCAGCCGCATGCCGCGGGCGGGACGGGTGATTTCGCTGAACGCCTCGTGGATGCCCACGGCTTGGAGGATGCGGTGCACCTCGTCGTCCAGGTGGACGGCGCGCGGCAGCGGATACGGGGCGCGATGGCGTTCCAGGACCAGGGCGGGCACGCCGTGACGGGCGAGGAGGGTCGCGGCGGTCAGCCCGGTGGGTCCGGCACCGATCACCACGACGGGTACGTGCTCGGGGGCGGTGGCGGTCACTTGCTCAGGGCTTTCATCAGGCCCATCAGCCGGGCTCGGTCGATTTCGTTGTCCTCGCGCAGTGCGGAGATCGCCTGGAGGAGCGCCCCCGGAGAGGGGGTGGTGCCGAGGAAGTCGCGGGTGGCGGGCGGGCCCCACTGGGCCAGGCCGGAGGCGGACATCGCGGCCCAGCCGGGTTCCAGCGTGCTGTCGAAGACGTCGCCGTCGGCGTAGTGCTCCAGCATGAAGCGGTCGGGGTCACGCCAGTAGTCGAAGATCTGGCTGCCCTGGATGTGTCGGCCGATGCCCCAGGAGTGGTGGTAGCCGCGCTCTCGCAGGTACTCGCCGCCGGCGGCGAGCGTGTCGAAGTCGGCGACCTGATAGGCGGAGTGGACATACCCCGTGTCGGGGCCGAGATGCATGGCCAGGGTGTGGTGGTCGGCGGGTTCGTCGCCACGGTCGCAGCGGATGAAGGCCATGGTGGGGCCGCGGTCGCGCTGCCCGTCCAAATAGAGGAAGTCGCTGACGATCAGGCCGAGGTGCTGCAGGTACCAGTCCAGGGCGCGCCGGAAGACCCGGGTGGAGAGCACGACGTGGCCCAAACGCTGCACCTGGGAGGGTTTGCGGGGCGGGCGCTGGGTGGCGTTGATGCGGGCGGCCGCGGTGGTGGTGCCCGTGTTGAGGATCAGGGGCTGTCGCAGCGGTCGCGCGGGCTGCTCGGTGACGCCGTGCACGACACGGACCGGGATGCCGGAAGGGTCGAGCAGGTCCACGGTGCGGCCTCCGCCGTACTCGGTCAGGGTGCGGACCTTGTGGCCGGTGGCCCGGGCCAGCCGGTCAAGGTCAGCGGCGTCGGCGGCCTGGAAGGCGGGGCCGATGAACCGGGAAGCGGGGCCGCGGCGGATCACCAAGCAGTGCGGTCCGGCCATGGCACCCCGTAGATAGAGGGTGTCATCGGTACGCGCAGCGGTGGTGAAGCCGAAGTCGTGGGCGAAGGTCTCGGCCCGGTCCAGGTCAGGCTTGGTGAACTCCAGCCAGGCCAGGTCGACCACTTTGATGACGGGCTGAGCGGCTCGGCCGGAGTGCTCTCCGCGCAGGGCACCCTGCTCGCTGTGCAGTCCCTGATGGGCGTCGGCAGTAGGGGCGGGGGTGGATGTCGGTTCGTTCACGGGGGATTCCTTCCTGTGGCCTCCACGACCTGTCGCGATGGCGGGGCGGGTGCCGCGGTGTGCCGGAGGCGAGGCGAGGTGAGGATTGGAGGCCCGGCCCACCGACTGCGGCGGTGATCGGCAGGCAGGGTGGCACGGCGGGTGAGCGGTTCCTACCGTGCGAGCAGGGTGTCCAGTGCGGTGGTGAGTTCGGCGACCGGGTCGGTGGCCGCGCCGTGGGCGCGCCAGCCGATGAAGCGGTCCGGGCGCACCAGGACGGCGCCTTGCGGTGTATGACCTCGGGCGGCGGTCCAGGTGGAGCGCAGGTCGCGGTAGTCGCCGTCGACATGGCCGACCCGGATCGCGTCCACCGGCAGCCCGCACTCGGCGGCGATCTTCTCGGCGGCTTCGCACCAGGCCTGACCGTCCTCTCCGGCGATCAGCAGCAGGCGGCCGGGGCGCACCAGGCGGGCCAGGGCCACGCGACGGCCGCCGAGGTCCTCCAACAAGGCGTGGGGCAGCGGGTGTCCGGGGCGGGCGGCGGGCTGGTAGACGCGGACCGGGTCGGGGTTCTCGGGTGCGGGAGTGCCGTCGAGGACGACGGCCGCGGAGTCGTACGTGTAGCCGAACTCGACGCCCAGTTCGTTGAACTCCATGGACTGGGCGGCCACGGCAGCGAGGAAGGTGCGGCGGATGTCGGCGTCGGCGGGGTCCTCGCTCCACAGGCGGCAGGCCTGCCGCCAGTTCTCCTCTTCGCTGGCCTGGGGCCCGCCGCCGAAGAGGGCGTTGATGGCGATGTGGTTCATGGCGTTCTCCAGCGAGCGCTGGACGTTGGTGGCGTCCGCCGGGCGCCGTTCGGCCTCGTAGGTGTCGAGCAGGGCGTCGCCGGCATGGCCGTTCAGGACGGCGGCGAGTTTCCAGGTGAGGTTCTGCACGTCGTGCATGGCGGAGGTCAGTCCGAGGCCGCCCGTGGGCGGGTGGCGGTGGGCGGCGTCGCCGGCGATCAGAACGCGGCCGACGCGGTAGCGGTCGGCGACCACGCCCTCCAGAGTCCAGCGGGAGATCATGTGGACCGTCAGATCCTCCTCGCTCAAGCCCAGCCCCGTGCGCAGGTCGGCCAGGACGGACTCGTCGTCCAGCGCACGGCCGTCATCGGGCCCGTAGTTGAGGTGGAAGACCCACTCCTCGGACTCGGGCCCCCAGTGGTCGGGCCCCATGGGCACGAGAACGCCGGGGATGCCGAGGCCGGGCAGCCACAGCCAGCGGATCAGCACCTCCGGGTCGTGCGCCCAGCGGGACAGGTCTGCGGAGATGTGGAAGGAGACCACACGGGCGAGGTCACGCACGCCCTCCTGGACGATGCCCAGTGCGGGTCCGACGGTACGGCCGCCGTCGCAGCCCAGCAGGTAGCGGGCCCGCACCCGGTAGGTCTCGCCTGTGTCGCGGTCGGCGACGGTAGCGGTGACGCCCTCGTCGTCCTGGCCGAGTCCGGTCAGCTCGTGGTGGAAACGGACCCGGCCGGGCGAGAGTTCCTCGGCGCGGGCGCGCAGGACCGGCTCGAGGCGGATCTGGGGCAGGTTGGATTGCCGCTCGGGGCTGGCCGCGAGCCACTCGGGTGAGCGGCCACCGGCTCCCCAGGCCTCCATCCTGGCGACCCTGCGGCCGTAGTCCTCGTGGTCGCCGGCCAGCCCGACGTACCAGGCGGTGTGGGACATCTGCTCGGCCGGAGTGGAGGCGGCGTAGATCGTGTCGGCCACGCCGGCGTCGCGCATGACCTCCATGGCGCGCTGGTTGAGGACGTGGGCCTTGGGCAGGACGGAGGTGCTGGGCCAGGCGGTGACCAGCAGGGACTCTATGCCCATGCGGCTGAGCAGCATGGAGGCGGTGAGCCCCGCACCGCCTCCGCCGACGATGAGGACGGGGACGTCGATGTCGTTCATTGGGTACTCCATGGGGTGTCACGGCTCGGGGCCATGGGGTGGGGACGGCTCAGGGAGCGGCGGGGGAACAGCGCCAAGAGCGTTTCCCGGTCGATTGATCGGGGCGGGGTGCCGGTCCCGAGTGCCGAATGAGGGGACGCTCCGGGCCTGGGCGGCCAAGGCGGTGGAGACGCAGTGGGCGCCGTACGAGAGGAAGGCGGCCTGCGGCGGCGCTGAGAGTGGAAGCTGTGCTACGTCGGCCACCACATGGAGGTGCGGGGTGGCAGATGCTGGCCGATGTCGATACGGCTCATCGTGATCCTCCTCGGGTCCCGGGCGGCGGCTGAGCGGTCACGGCGACACGCCAGCCGGCAACAGGGTGTGTGGTCGGCTAGCCGCCGGCCAGCAGCACGAGACGAGCTGCGGCCAGGGCACCCACGATGACGGCCGGCAGGCAGCGGGCCGCCGGGTCGCCGCTGCGCAGGTGGACGACCACGGCTCCGGCCATGAGCAGGATCAGGCCGACCGATGCGGCGGCGCCGAGGGCGGTGATCCGCAGGCCGAGCAGCAGACCGGCCGCTGCGGCCACCTCCAGAGCGCCCAGCAGGCGGTAGTGGGTGGTGGTCATGCCGACGTGGGCCGCGGCCTGGCGCATCGCGGGGACGGCCGCGAGCTTGGCCGACCCGAGCAGGAGGAAGATCCCGGCGAGGAGGACGGCGAGGACGATGGCGGTGGTGCTCATGGGGTTTCTCTCTCGGGTGGCGTGCTGGGGGCGTACTGCCAGTGCAGGACGTAGCGGTCGAGGGCTGCGGTGACCCTGCGTCGTACCGCCTCGTCGGCGTGGGCGGGTACCGTGACGCGGACACCGCCGTCGTGCGGTCGGCACAGGATGCGCTGCGGGTCGCAGTCCGCGCCCTGGGCGACCAGTTCGGCGTGGACCGCGCGGTGGGTAGCGTCCAGGCGAAGGCCGAGCTTGTACGGCTTGCCGACGGCGGTGAGTGGGATGGCGTCGATCACGCACACCTCGCGCGGGGCGGCGGCGCGCTCGGGGACCCGTTCGGTGGCCCAGGTGAGCAGTTCCTCGGGTTCCACGCCGGCGCCGGGGGCGAGGGTGACGTAGGCGACGGGCACCTCGCCGGCATGCGGATCGGGACGGCCGACCGCCGCGGCGGCGGTGACGCCGGGATGGGTGAGAAGGGCGTCCTCGATCGCGGCCGGGTCGATGTTGTGACCGCCGCGGATGATCAGGTCCTTGGCGCGGCCGGCGAGGTGGATGAAGCCGTCGGCGTCGATTCGGGCCAGGTCGCCCGTGTCCAGCCAGCCGTCGCGGATCTTCCCGGCGGTCTCCAGGCGCGGCCCCTGGGCGGTGTGCTCGGCGACGTAGCCGGCGAAGAGGACCGGGCCGCTGACGGCGAGCACTCCGGTGGCACCCGGCGGCAGGTCGTGCCACTCGCCGGTGTCCGGGTCGATCCGCACGGTCTTGACCTGCTGGTAGGGCAGGCGCCGCCCGACACTACCGGGGC
Encoded proteins:
- a CDS encoding VOC family protein, yielding MNEPTSTPAPTADAHQGLHSEQGALRGEHSGRAAQPVIKVVDLAWLEFTKPDLDRAETFAHDFGFTTAARTDDTLYLRGAMAGPHCLVIRRGPASRFIGPAFQAADAADLDRLARATGHKVRTLTEYGGGRTVDLLDPSGIPVRVVHGVTEQPARPLRQPLILNTGTTTAAARINATQRPPRKPSQVQRLGHVVLSTRVFRRALDWYLQHLGLIVSDFLYLDGQRDRGPTMAFIRCDRGDEPADHHTLAMHLGPDTGYVHSAYQVADFDTLAAGGEYLRERGYHHSWGIGRHIQGSQIFDYWRDPDRFMLEHYADGDVFDSTLEPGWAAMSASGLAQWGPPATRDFLGTTPSPGALLQAISALREDNEIDRARLMGLMKALSK
- a CDS encoding FAD-dependent monooxygenase → MNDIDVPVLIVGGGGAGLTASMLLSRMGIESLLVTAWPSTSVLPKAHVLNQRAMEVMRDAGVADTIYAASTPAEQMSHTAWYVGLAGDHEDYGRRVARMEAWGAGGRSPEWLAASPERQSNLPQIRLEPVLRARAEELSPGRVRFHHELTGLGQDDEGVTATVADRDTGETYRVRARYLLGCDGGRTVGPALGIVQEGVRDLARVVSFHISADLSRWAHDPEVLIRWLWLPGLGIPGVLVPMGPDHWGPESEEWVFHLNYGPDDGRALDDESVLADLRTGLGLSEEDLTVHMISRWTLEGVVADRYRVGRVLIAGDAAHRHPPTGGLGLTSAMHDVQNLTWKLAAVLNGHAGDALLDTYEAERRPADATNVQRSLENAMNHIAINALFGGGPQASEEENWRQACRLWSEDPADADIRRTFLAAVAAQSMEFNELGVEFGYTYDSAAVVLDGTPAPENPDPVRVYQPAARPGHPLPHALLEDLGGRRVALARLVRPGRLLLIAGEDGQAWCEAAEKIAAECGLPVDAIRVGHVDGDYRDLRSTWTAARGHTPQGAVLVRPDRFIGWRAHGAATDPVAELTTALDTLLAR
- a CDS encoding DoxX family protein, with product MSTTAIVLAVLLAGIFLLLGSAKLAAVPAMRQAAAHVGMTTTHYRLLGALEVAAAAGLLLGLRITALGAAASVGLILLMAGAVVVHLRSGDPAARCLPAVIVGALAAARLVLLAGG